One Drosophila ananassae strain 14024-0371.13 chromosome XR, ASM1763931v2, whole genome shotgun sequence genomic window, CGAGAGGGTCGATTATACGTGAGACATCCGACAACACTTGCCTCTTGGTGCAGCTAGGGTCTTTCGATAGATTTATATTGTACGACAATGTGTCCTCTCCAGGGTGCCAATGCAGCCCTAGCACTTTGACTGATGATTGTGAGGAATCCGTGTTATCCTCCGACTCGATGCGTTTGGTATTCGATACCCATTTCCTGAGCTCTAGGTTAGCACAGGACATCAGTTGGACGAGTTCGTCCCTGTTGCGTAGCAGCTCATCCTCACTATTTGCTCCAGTGAGAACGTCGTCGACATAGAAGTCCTCCAACACAATTTTTGCTGCGTTCGGAAACTCGTGCTTATGGTCAGCAGCGAGTTACTCTAGCACTCTGACTGCTAGAAATGGTGCGCATGATGTTCCATACGTCACCGTGCATAGTTGGAAGTGCTTGATACGATCTGACGGATCCTCTCTCCATACGATTCTCTGATAGTCTCTATGTTTTTCGCTCACCCAGATTTGACGGAACATCTACGGAATCGCAGGCACACAGCAAACAGGTCTCGCTGAATACTCGGTCCGATCGAGAGCGTGTCGTTTAATGCCATGCCTTTGGCGTCTCGATATGAGCCGTCGAAAACCACTCTAAGTTTCCGACCCACTACGGGATGATGTGGCAAGTAGAAATTCCTACCCTTGGGAATTTCGCTCGGTGAGATTTCTTGCATATGTCCTAGCTCCTGGTATTCCCTCATGAACTTCACGTAGTCGTTACataattgttgattttgtgCCAAACGTCGTTCAACTGATTTGAACCTCTGCAGCGCTGCTTGAAGTGTATCTGTGAATTGTGTTTCCGATACTTTAAACGGAAGTTCCACGACGTACTTGCCTTGTTCGTCTCGAGTGTGTGTTGCAAGAAAGtgtttctccacctcctcATCTTCAGGATGGACTCCTGCTTTGCGTTGTATGCTCTCTAGTTCCCAGAACCTTCTGAGATAAGCATCGATGTCTATTGTCGTTGTAAGTGCCGTAGCGCTGCATGCGCGTGATGAAAGCAGTGATGTAATTACCCATCCGAAAATTGATGATATAGCAATGAGCTTTCCTTTGTCGTCGTAGATCTTTCTCCCAGTTATAATACTCCAAACGTGTTCGCTGCCCAAAATAATGTCAATTGGGGCATTTGTGCTAAATTGTGAATCTGCCAGTTGCAGATCGTTGAAAACTCGAAGTGAAGACTCATCGATGGCCTGCCTTTCCAATGATGATGTAATCTTTCCAAGCACGTGAGCCTAGACCGCTGATCAGCTGATCTTGAGAAATACGGGATTGGATGCGTATAGTGCTGCATCCCCTTGTAGTATCTGCTTTGGTTGATGAAATTCCCGTAACCAGTATGCGTGATGGCGTACGAGCCAAACCAAGTGTTTGTATACAGCGTTCAGATATGTACGACAGTTCTGAACCCGTGTCCAATAGGAGTCGGCATGCTACCAAATCTCCCTTTGCGTTGCGAACGTTGACCATGGCCGTAGGCAAGGTGCTCCTGTTCCatccagttgattgttgtgaatTTGCACTGCCTTGTGCACATACCATTGCTGCAGAACCTTCTGCTTGTGCGATATGACTCGTAGTCACCGTTGAGATGTGTGCGCTAggatcctcctgatcctcaccATTTTGAGCGATTGTTCCAATAGCCTGTTGCGTGCGTTGCTGGTGAAACAGTGAGTGATGCTGACCTTTAAATTGTCTGCACTTGAACGTGGATTTGCATTTTCTGACCCCATGACCAGGATTCAGACAATTGTAACATAGAGCGTGttccttggcaaacgaaaaccTCTGTCCTGCTGACATATCCAAGAATTGTTGGCATTCATAAAGACGATGCTCTGTAGAATGACAGCTCTCCAGCGTCAAGTAGATGATCCAACAGTCTCGTCCTGTTTCCTCTATGGCATCCAGACCATGCACTATTTCATTTGCGCCGTCTGACACCTTTCGTAATGTTGTTGAATCCGACAGTCCATGACAGGACTATCGTCGAATCACTCCATGCGTAGATCGTTACATCGTTGTTCATTAGTCCAGCTTTTATGGATTGCAGAAGTTGACTCAGTAGAAGTGCGCCACATAGTTCCAGGAGCGGCAAAGACTGCTGCTTCAAAGGTGCCACTCTTGTTTTTGCTGCAAGTATGGCGACCGAAATGGTTCCATCGTCGTTAGCCACTCGGCTGTATACCACCTCTGAGTACGCCTTGGTGGATGCATCTGAAAATCCGTGCAATTCGATTCTCTGTTTGTCGCTTTTAACTAAGCGTGGTATCTGGAGCTTGTGAAGGTTGTCCAGATCAGCTCGCCATTTGAGCCAGTTGTTTGCTAGTTTGCTCGGTAGTTCGTCGTCCCAATTCAAATGCAACAGCCAgaatttttgaaatagtattttgaattgaactACGATTGGTGCTAATAGACCGAGAGGGTCGAATATACGTGAGACATCCGACAACACTTGCCTCTTGGTGCAGCGAGGGTCTTTCGATAGGTTTACATTGTACGACAATGTGTCCTCTCCAGGGTGCCAATGCAGCCCTAGCACTTTGACTGGTGATTGTGAGGAATTCGTGTTATCCTCCGATTCGATGCGTATGGTATTCGATACCCATTTCCCGAGCTCTAGGTTAGCACAGGACATCAGTTGGACGAGTTCGTCCCTGTTGCGTAGCAGTTCATCCTCACTATTTGCTCCAGTGAGCACGTCGTCGACATAGAAGTCCTCCAACACGATTTTTGCTGCGTTCGGAAACTCGTGTTTATGGTCAGCAGCGAGTTGCTCTAGCACTCTGACTGCTAGAAATGGTGCGCATGATGTTCCATACGTCACCGTGCATAGTTGAAAGTGCTTGATAGGATCTGACGGATCCTCTCTCCTTACGATTCTCTGATAGTCTCTATGTTTTTCGCTCACCCAGATTTAACGGAACATCTTGACTATGTCCTCTGAAAAGACGTATTTGTACATACGGAATCGCAAGCACACAGCAAATAGGTCTCGCTGAATGCTCGGTCCGATCGAGAGCGTGTCGTTTAACGCCATGCCTTTGGCGTCTTGATATGAGCCGTCAAAAACCACTCTAAgtttccgacccaataaacccTTGGGAATTTCGCTCGGTAAGATTTCTCGCATATGTCCTAGCTCCTGGTATACCCTCATGAACTTCACGTAGTCGTTACGTAATTGTTCATTTTGTGCCAAACGTCGTTCAACTGATTTGAACCTCTGCAGCGCTCCTTGAAGTGTATCTGCGAATTGTGTTTCGGATACTTTAAACGGAAGTTCCACGATGTACTTGCCTTGTTCGTCTCTAGTGTGTGTTGCAAGAAAGtgtttctccacctcctcgtcTTCAGGTTGAACTTCTGCTTTGCGTTGTATGCTTTCCAGTTCCCAGAACCTTCTGAGATAAGCATCGATGtctattgttgttgtaagTGCCGTAGCGCTGCATGCGCGTGATGAAAGCAGTGATGTAATTACCCATCCGAAAATTGATGATATAGCAATGAGCTTTCCTTTGTTGTCGTAGATCTTTCTAACAGTTATAACGCTCCAAACGGGTTCGCTGCCCAAAAGAATGTCAATTGGGGCATTTGTGCTAAATTGTGAATCTGCCAGTTGCAGATCGTTGAAAACTCGAAGTGCAGACTCGTCGATGGCCTGCCTTTCCAATGATGATGTAATCCTTCCAAGCACATGAGCCTGGACTACCAGCTGATCTTGCAAAATACGGGATTGGATGCGTATAGTGCTGCATCCCCTTGTAGTGTCTGCTTTGATTGATGAAATTCCCGTAACCAGTATGCGTGATGGCGTACGAGCCAAACCAAGTGTTTGTATACAGCGTTCAGATATGTACGACAGTTCTGAACCAGTGTCCAATAGGAGTCGGCATGCTACCAAATCTCCCTTTGCGTTGCGAACGTTGACCATGGCCGTAGGCAAGGTGCTCCTGTTCCatccagttgattgttgtaTATTTGCGGTGCCTTGTGCACATGCAATTGCTGTAGAACCTTCTGCTTGTGCGATGTGACTCGTAGTCACCGTTGAGTGTGCGCTAggatcctcctgatcctcaccAGTTTGAGCGATTGTTCCAATAGCCTGTTGCGTGCGTTGAAGGTGCAAAAGTGAGTGATGCTGAGCTTTACATTGCCTGCACTTGAACGTGGATTTGCATTTTCTGACCCCATGACCAGGATTCAGACAATTGTAACATAGAGCGTTttccttggcaaacgaaaaccTTTGTCCTGCTAACATATCCAAGAATTGTTGGCATCCATGCAGACGATGCTCTGTAGAATGAAATTTGCTGCACTTGTTTCCTGCAAGTACAACCAGCGAATGTGTGACCTTCCTTGTCTTGTCACCGATTGAGGCTGTAGTCTTGCCTCCGACTGTTTCACGCTTGCTGAGCTCTAGTTCCTCGCAACGTGCATCCAAAAATATGAAGAATTCCTCCAGTGTGGGTGAGTCTGTCTCCACACTGCGCTCGATCCACCTGCGTCGAGTATCTGCATCCAGCTTCTCCAGCGTCAAGTAGATGATCCAACAATCTCGTCCTGTTTCCTCTATGGCATCCAAACCACGCACTATTTCATTTGCGCCGTCTGACACCTTCCGTAATGTTGCTGTATCcgaccttgttgttgttggcagcttCGTAAACTGCTCCAATAGTGAATTCACGATATGCCGTGGACGATTATATCTTTCATTAAGTCGCTCCCACGCAGTGTTGTAAGCTGAATCCGTGATAGCCAAATTTCGTACCAGATTCGGAGCCTCGTCGATCAGAAGAGATTTCAAATGATGAAATTTATGCGTATTTGTCAAATTTGCCTTGTTGTGAATTGTGCTCTCATATATGTCCTTGAATGCTGGCCACTCTGAATAATTTCCAGCGAAccgttttatttgaattttaggcAATTCGCTTTGAGCTGATGCCCCTACCATTTGAGCACTACCTGAATTCGCCGCGTAGGCGTTTCCTCCTTCAGGTCTGGACCAGTTTTGCAGTGGCTCGATTTTCCGTCAACTGCTCGaagagttgttgttgtagcaaacttattattgcgtcgttgttttgcagcacgccgctgccgttttcACTATTCACAATTGATGGACTAGGTCTTGTACCTACCATCGCCGAAAGTAATGCATGTGCCCTTAGATATTTTTCCTCGTAGAATATGTTGTCATTCTCTGGATCCACATAGCCATCTACTTCGTCTAGCATAGCTATTTCATCACCAAATCTATTGAAGTCTTTCCATGTTGTGTTGAGATGCTCCAGCCGCGAAGACACCTCTGCCCGTGTAACGTTCGAATGTTGCGCGTCCTCAGCCCAAGCCAAGCTCCGTGTGATATTGGCCTTGAGTCTGGCGCGCCCTTTTGtcaatgcttttaattgctccatgccgagaaacaattacaaatgagaaccaatgcacagaaaactacaaaaacaaatccggctcgaaggaccaaacaatgatccccaaccgatgagacgaatgagcagtggactgtagagttatatgttcttgtcagtttcgctgtctaattggtactaaagaaaatttacatttgtggaacttaaagatatgtgtgtgtgagtatacatgttgtggattgtaaagctagttggtatagaaaatataaggatGACAATATGGGCTAACTTATAAACTAGGTTTCGATAGTTCCTAAACAATTGCACCAGTTAAAATCGGCCGTTATAGAGGAACTGGCGTACGTATGGTCTGACCCTGACCCTGCTCTGCTGAACGTGTGTTAGTTGAAAACAATTAAAAGTTGGTtggccgtcagccaacgggtactacagggggagaaacgcatgatttcatgtgccgtaactgtgtacaccgctggtagtgcgactatactctcctcgtgagggcggctggtaacaggtcccggtaaggtcatgtctctgcggAGGGCGCTGGCGAatcgtagtcgggcggggagaagaacactcccttcctcaaatcatcccaatccaaggtggaacagcatatgccgagggatgcttGTCCGGGggg contains:
- the LOC123257613 gene encoding uncharacterized protein LOC123257613: MEQLKALTKGRARLKANITRSLAWAEDAQHSNVTRAEVSSRLEHLNTTWKDFNRFGDEIAMLDEVDGYVDPENDNIFYEEKYLRAHALLSAMAPNLVRNLAITDSAYNTAWERLNERYNRPRHIVNSLLEQFTKLPTTTRSDTATLRKVSDGANEIVRGLDAIEETGRDCWIIYLTLEKLDADTRRRWIERSVETDSPTLEEFFIFLDARCEELELSKRETVGGKTTASIGDKTRKVTHSLVVLAGNKCSKFHSTEHRLHGCQQFLDMLAGQRFSFAKENALCYNCLNPGHGVRKCKSTFKCRQCKAQHHSLLHLQRTQQAIGTIAQTGEDQEDPSAHSTVTTSHIAQAEGSTAIACAQGTANIQQSTGWNRSTLPTAMVNVRNAKGDLVACRLLLDTGSELSYISERCIQTLGLARTPSRILVTGISSIKADTTRGCSTIRIQSRILQDQLVVQAHVLGRITSSLERQAIDESALRVFNDLQLADSQFSTNAPIDILLGSEPVWSVITVRKIYDNKGKLIAISSIFGWVITSLLSSRACSATALTTTIDIDAYLRRFWELESIQRKAEVQPEDEEVEKHFLATHTRDEQGKYIVELPFKVSETQFADTLQGALQRFKSVERRLAQNEQLRNDYVKFMRVYQELGHMREILPSEIPKGLLGRKLRVVFDGSYQDAKGMALNDTLSIGPSIQRDLFAVCLRFRMYKYVFSEDIVKMFR